Proteins from a genomic interval of Pseudomonas sp. RC10:
- a CDS encoding ATPase, which translates to MRISTLLTLVAVLTGGIAATAPVYAATAAVDEHSCHFAPVADSNIALRKTQSVGVLYSENTVSTLQYLERYHAVALKGVKNGALDSRIREAFVNSSDPKLAIDWLKASIAKEFASVTVYDNLDALMKARPDVVVMLDTYNQLVTQRNSKVEARFVAKFYDENLQYIGKAEGAGAQELTSVWVHDKAAPEIAAQIDQQRALQVHALKQFDASLKALVTSGEVAQVAGN; encoded by the coding sequence CGTCCTCACTGGGGGCATCGCTGCCACCGCGCCTGTTTATGCGGCCACCGCTGCCGTGGATGAACATTCCTGCCATTTCGCGCCCGTGGCTGACAGCAACATTGCGTTGAGAAAAACCCAGTCGGTGGGCGTTCTTTACAGCGAAAACACCGTCAGCACGCTCCAATACCTTGAGCGTTATCACGCCGTGGCATTGAAGGGCGTGAAAAATGGCGCGCTGGACTCGCGGATTCGTGAGGCCTTCGTCAACAGCTCCGATCCGAAGCTGGCGATCGATTGGCTCAAAGCGTCGATTGCCAAAGAGTTTGCGTCGGTCACTGTTTACGACAACCTCGATGCGTTGATGAAAGCGCGCCCTGATGTGGTGGTCATGCTCGACACCTACAACCAACTCGTGACCCAGCGTAATAGCAAAGTAGAGGCACGGTTTGTCGCCAAGTTTTATGACGAAAACCTGCAATACATTGGTAAAGCGGAAGGTGCGGGTGCTCAGGAGCTGACATCGGTCTGGGTTCACGACAAGGCCGCCCCTGAAATTGCCGCGCAGATCGATCAGCAGCGCGCGTTGCAAGTCCACGCCCTGAAACAATTCGACGCCTCGCTCAAAGCGCTGGTGACCTCGGGTGAAGTGGCGCAGGTGGCGGGGAACTGA